The proteins below are encoded in one region of Rhododendron vialii isolate Sample 1 chromosome 7a, ASM3025357v1:
- the LOC131332607 gene encoding 7-deoxyloganetin glucosyltransferase-like yields the protein MNFASENKQIGQRRLSKLRVSSSKHSRLWNTMFSMRSSPCFNTFMPLPLQMLFNSASTGTGDHLESVSFNQRGDGIRCLEWLDSIKPNSVVYISFGDLAVMTPQQQCEFAWGTCNRNQPFLWIITTDFAKGQLATLPLEFLKKTKERGLIATWSPQEQVLAHPSVGVFVSHFGTSSMLESIWAGVPMIGWPYFGHDHQETCRYSCNRWGIGMKINEDMEGEEVESLVRELMEGDVGKAMKRKAREWKKLAVEANSKGESSAKNLI from the coding sequence ATGAATTTTGCTTCTGAGAATAAGCAGATTGGGCAGAGGAGGCTTTCCAAGCTTCGGGTATCATCTTCGAAACATTCGAGGCTCTGGAACACGATGTTTTCCATGCGATCAAGCCCATGTTTCAACACGTTTATGCCGTTGCCCCTCCAAATGCTGTTCAACTCGGCTTCCACTGGCACCGGTGATCATCTCGAATCAGTTTCCTTCAATCAACGTGGGGACGGAATCCGTTGCCTGGAATGGCTCGACTCCATCAAACCCAATTCAGTTGTATACATAAGCTTTGGTGATCTTGCGGTCATGACCCCGCAGCAACAATGTGAGTTTGCTTGGGGAACTTgcaatagaaaccagccatttctTTGGATAATTACAACAGATTTCGCCAAGGGCCAATTGGCAACTCTGCCacttgagttcttgaaaaaGACTAAAGAAAGGGGTCTGATAGCCACATGGAGCCCCCAGGAGCAAGTTCTTGCCCACCCTTCAGTCGGAGTGTTTGTGAGTCATTTTGGGACTAGCTCAATGCTTGAGAGCATTTGGGCTGGAGTGCCTATGATCGGTTGGCCGTATTTTGGTCATGACCATCAAGAGACCTGCCGGTATAGCTGTAACCGATGGGGTATCGGGATGAAGATCAATGAGGATATGGAGGGGGAAGAAGTGGAAAGCCTAGTTCGCGAGTTGATGGAGGGGGACGTGGGTAAAGCGATGAAGAGGAAGGCAAGGGAGTGGAAGAAACTAGCAGTTGAGGCCAACAGTAAAGGCGAGTCATCGGCAAAAAACCTtatttaa
- the LOC131332608 gene encoding 7-deoxyloganetin glucosyltransferase-like, producing the protein MTPQQLCEFAWGICNRNQPFLWIITPDFTKGQLATLPLEFLKKTKERGLIATWSPQEQALAHPSIGVFVSHFGTSSMLASICAGVPMIGWPYFGPDHQETCRYSCNRWGIGMKINEDMEREEVESLVRELMEGMWVKR; encoded by the coding sequence ATGACCCCGCAGCAACTATGTGAGTTTGCTTGGGGCATTTgcaatagaaaccagccatttctTTGGATAATTACACCAGATTTCACCAAGGGCCAATTGGCAACTCTGCCACTCGAGTTCTTGAAAAAGACTAAAGAAAGGGGTCTGATAGCCACATGGAGCCCCCAGGAGCAAGCTCTTGCCCACCCTTCAATCGGAGTGTTTGTGAGTCATTTTGGGACTAGCTCAATGCTTGCAAGCATTTGTGCTGGAGTGCCTATGATCGGTTGGCCGTATTTTGGTCCTGACCATCAAGAGACCTGTCGATATAGCTGTAACAGATGGGGTATCGGGATGAAGATCAACGAGGATATGGAGAGGGAAGAAGTGGAAAGTCTGGTTCGCGAGTTGATGGAGGGGATGTGGGTAAAGCGTTGA